In Streptomyces seoulensis, the following are encoded in one genomic region:
- a CDS encoding GNAT family N-acetyltransferase — translation MIDVRPVAEDEFDNWHRALDTGFLQDPVLLPEQRAARLRQFQPGRLLGAFDGARCVGTFRSFAQEVTAPGGAYVPSNAISNVTVSPTHRRRGLLTRMMREDLAAARERGDVIATLIAAEYPIYGKHGFGPATWATNWTVDVGRSGLDPRWAGPEDGARIDLVDGAEVRALGPKLSERVRAVTPGAIGRDELWWDARTGVARFGRDWTEPFYAVYRSASGEAEGLVAYRCEAKWEGQQPDNAAKVEWLTAATPAAETALWRYLCSIDWIAHVKSGWRAPDSLLPLLLPDARAARVETHTDWLWLRLLDVVRALEARSYERSGSLVLEVLDEDGTAGGRYRLEASPEGASCTPAGGASAELTLPVAELATVWLGDGSLARLAALGRVQEEREGAARAADALFRTSVRPWCPDSF, via the coding sequence ATGATCGACGTACGCCCCGTGGCCGAGGACGAGTTCGACAACTGGCACCGCGCCCTGGACACCGGTTTCCTCCAGGACCCGGTGCTCCTTCCGGAGCAGCGTGCCGCGAGGCTCAGGCAGTTCCAGCCGGGCCGCCTGCTCGGTGCCTTCGACGGCGCCCGCTGCGTGGGCACCTTCCGCTCCTTCGCCCAGGAGGTCACCGCGCCCGGCGGCGCGTACGTCCCGTCGAACGCGATCTCCAACGTCACCGTCTCCCCGACGCACCGCCGCCGCGGCCTGCTCACGCGCATGATGCGCGAGGACCTGGCGGCCGCGCGGGAGCGCGGGGACGTGATCGCCACCCTGATCGCCGCCGAGTACCCGATCTACGGCAAGCACGGCTTCGGCCCCGCCACCTGGGCGACCAACTGGACGGTGGACGTGGGCCGTTCGGGTCTCGACCCGCGCTGGGCGGGTCCCGAGGACGGGGCCCGGATCGACCTGGTGGACGGCGCCGAGGTGCGCGCGCTGGGCCCGAAGCTGTCCGAGCGGGTGCGTGCGGTGACGCCGGGCGCGATCGGCCGGGACGAGCTGTGGTGGGACGCCCGTACCGGGGTCGCCCGCTTCGGCCGGGACTGGACCGAGCCGTTCTACGCGGTGTACCGGTCGGCGTCCGGCGAGGCCGAGGGCCTGGTGGCGTACCGCTGCGAGGCCAAGTGGGAGGGGCAGCAGCCGGACAACGCGGCCAAGGTGGAGTGGCTGACCGCCGCGACCCCGGCGGCCGAGACCGCGCTGTGGCGCTACCTGTGCTCGATCGACTGGATCGCTCACGTCAAGAGCGGCTGGCGGGCCCCCGACTCCCTGCTCCCCCTCCTGCTGCCCGACGCCCGCGCGGCCCGCGTCGAGACGCACACGGACTGGCTCTGGCTGCGGCTGCTGGACGTCGTACGGGCGCTGGAGGCACGGAGCTACGAGCGGTCCGGGTCGCTGGTGCTCGAGGTGCTGGACGAGGACGGCACGGCGGGCGGGCGCTACCGGCTGGAGGCGTCCCCCGAGGGCGCGTCCTGCACCCCGGCGGGCGGCGCGTCCGCCGAGCTGACGCTGCCGGTGGCCGAGCTGGCCACGGTGTGGCTCGGCGACGGCTCGCTGGCACGGCTGGCGGCGCTGGGGCGCGTCCAGGAGGAGCGGGAGGGTGCCGCGCGGGCGGCGGACGCGCTGTTCCGCACGTCCGTGCGCCCGTGGTGCCCGGACTCCTTCTGA
- the dtd gene encoding D-aminoacyl-tRNA deacylase — MRAVVQRVDGASVVVDGETVGAIEGEGLCVLVGVTHEDTKEKAAQLARKLWSVRMLSDERSCSDIDAPLLVISQFTLYGDARKGRRPTWNAAAPGPVAEPLVDEVVARLRALGATVATGRFGAQMRVSLVNDGPFTILVEV, encoded by the coding sequence ATGCGTGCGGTGGTGCAACGGGTGGACGGCGCGAGCGTCGTCGTGGACGGCGAGACGGTGGGCGCGATCGAGGGCGAGGGCCTGTGCGTCCTGGTCGGCGTGACCCACGAGGACACCAAGGAGAAGGCGGCCCAACTGGCCCGCAAGCTCTGGTCGGTGCGGATGCTGTCCGACGAGAGGTCGTGCAGCGACATCGACGCCCCGCTGCTGGTCATCAGCCAGTTCACCCTCTACGGCGACGCCCGCAAGGGCCGCCGCCCCACCTGGAACGCGGCCGCTCCCGGCCCGGTGGCCGAACCTCTGGTCGACGAGGTCGTCGCTCGGCTCCGTGCTCTCGGCGCGACGGTGGCCACGGGCCGCTTCGGCGCCCAGATGCGGGTGTCGCTGGTGAACGACGGCCCCTTCACGATCCTGGTCGAGGTCTAG
- a CDS encoding CorA family divalent cation transporter produces the protein MTVTVVSMPEVNIDRTDFAGARERMARESLLLVDVELAPEAEPVSLAARLGLDAEELDWFGRAGEPARADFLGDRAGFVVPVVQGDRIHHVHVLVTERFLATAHHARTGLAQQIAKGLRHERPADTVHMLFIVLQEALATFRLSAVRSLLETEELEDEMFEDRRADQLQSLARLRRRSAQLHHALLPFLQVTDAVLTRRMINPSFPEERQRCAREFQTAGRLVLADIESLQEATRRSFASYSSLVAGEQNGVINRLALVSVIFLPLSFLTGFFGMNFTFLTDKLESRDDFWLLAIGLQALVLLGSFYLLHRTRIWRRLLDED, from the coding sequence ATGACGGTAACGGTGGTGTCGATGCCGGAGGTGAACATCGACCGTACGGACTTCGCCGGGGCCAGGGAGCGGATGGCACGGGAGTCGCTGCTCCTTGTCGACGTCGAACTGGCTCCGGAGGCCGAGCCGGTGTCCCTCGCCGCCCGGCTGGGGCTCGATGCCGAGGAGCTGGACTGGTTCGGCAGGGCCGGGGAACCGGCGCGGGCGGACTTCCTGGGGGACCGGGCCGGGTTCGTGGTTCCCGTCGTGCAGGGGGACCGGATCCACCATGTGCACGTCTTGGTCACCGAGCGCTTCCTGGCCACCGCGCACCACGCCCGGACGGGCCTCGCCCAGCAGATCGCCAAGGGGCTGCGGCACGAGCGCCCGGCCGACACGGTGCACATGCTCTTCATCGTGCTCCAGGAGGCCCTGGCGACGTTCCGGCTGTCCGCGGTGCGGAGCCTGCTGGAGACCGAGGAACTCGAGGACGAGATGTTCGAGGACCGCAGGGCCGACCAGCTCCAGTCACTGGCACGGCTGCGACGCCGCTCCGCCCAGCTGCACCACGCCCTGCTGCCCTTCCTCCAGGTGACCGACGCGGTCCTCACCCGGCGGATGATCAACCCGTCCTTCCCCGAGGAACGGCAGCGCTGCGCACGGGAGTTCCAGACGGCCGGACGGCTGGTGCTCGCGGACATCGAGTCGCTCCAGGAAGCCACCCGCCGCTCGTTCGCCAGCTACTCCTCACTCGTCGCGGGTGAGCAGAACGGTGTGATCAACCGGCTGGCGCTGGTCTCGGTGATCTTCCTGCCGCTGTCGTTCCTGACCGGGTTCTTCGGCATGAACTTCACGTTCCTGACCGACAAGCTGGAGTCCCGCGACGACTTCTGGCTGCTCGCCATCGGGTTGCAGGCCCTGGTCCTGCTGGGCTCCTTCTACCTGCTGCACCGCACCCGCATCTGGCGCCGGCTGCTCGACGAGGACTAG
- a CDS encoding YgfZ/GcvT domain-containing protein, with product MKSPLLSLPGAVPAEGVDEGVAAHYGDLFREQRALADGAGFVDLSHRGVVAVTGADRLSWLHLLLTQHVSDLPVGQATEALVLSANGHIEHALYLVDDGTTVWAHVEPGTQEALIAYLESMKFFYRVEVADRTADTAVVHLPAGSITEVPEGAVVRETPYGRDLFLPREQLEEFAERSGPAAGLLAHEALRVEQHRPRLGFETDHRTIPHELGWIGTAVHLQKGCYRGQETVARVQNLGKPPRRLVFLHLDGSDVHLPPPGTEIRLADDGPDGRRIGLVTTSVRHHELGPVALAVIKRNVPTDAHLLAGDTAAAQETVVEP from the coding sequence ATGAAGAGCCCCCTGCTGTCCCTGCCCGGCGCCGTTCCCGCCGAGGGCGTGGACGAAGGCGTCGCCGCCCATTACGGCGACCTGTTCCGCGAGCAGCGCGCGCTCGCCGACGGCGCCGGATTCGTCGACCTGTCCCACCGGGGCGTCGTCGCCGTGACCGGCGCGGACCGGCTGAGCTGGCTGCATCTGCTGCTCACCCAGCACGTCAGCGACCTGCCCGTGGGCCAGGCCACCGAGGCGCTGGTCCTCTCCGCCAACGGGCACATCGAGCACGCCCTGTACCTGGTGGACGACGGCACGACCGTCTGGGCGCACGTCGAGCCCGGCACCCAGGAGGCGCTGATCGCCTACCTGGAGTCGATGAAGTTCTTCTACCGCGTCGAGGTCGCCGACCGCACCGCCGACACCGCGGTGGTCCACCTCCCGGCCGGCTCCATCACCGAGGTCCCCGAGGGCGCGGTGGTCCGCGAGACGCCGTACGGCCGCGATCTCTTCCTGCCCCGTGAGCAACTGGAGGAGTTCGCCGAGCGCTCCGGCCCGGCCGCCGGTCTCCTCGCCCACGAGGCGCTCCGGGTCGAGCAGCACCGGCCCCGCCTCGGCTTCGAGACCGACCACCGTACGATCCCGCACGAGCTGGGCTGGATCGGCACCGCCGTGCACTTGCAGAAGGGCTGCTACCGGGGCCAGGAGACGGTCGCCCGCGTCCAGAACCTCGGCAAGCCGCCGCGCCGCCTGGTCTTCCTCCACCTCGACGGTAGCGACGTCCACCTCCCCCCGCCCGGCACCGAGATCCGCCTCGCGGACGACGGCCCCGACGGCCGCAGGATCGGCCTGGTGACCACCTCCGTACGCCACCACGAACTCGGCCCGGTAGCCCTCGCCGTCATCAAACGCAACGTCCCCACCGACGCCCACCTCCTGGCCGGAGACACCGCAGCGGCCCAGGAGACGGTGGTCGAGCCGTAG
- a CDS encoding Fur family transcriptional regulator, protein MVSTDWKSDLRQRGYRLTPQRQLVLEAVDALEHATPDDILVEVRRTASGVNISTVYRTLELLEELGLVSHAHLGHGAPTYHLADRHHHLHLVCRDCENVIEADVEVASDFTARLREQFGFDTDMKHFAIFGRCADCTRKSSTSPS, encoded by the coding sequence GTGGTGAGCACCGACTGGAAGAGTGATCTCAGGCAGCGCGGTTACCGGCTGACGCCGCAGCGGCAGCTCGTGCTCGAAGCCGTGGACGCCCTGGAGCACGCGACGCCGGACGACATCCTCGTCGAGGTCCGCAGGACCGCCTCCGGGGTCAACATCTCCACCGTCTACCGCACGCTGGAGCTGCTGGAGGAGCTGGGCCTGGTCAGCCACGCCCACCTCGGGCACGGCGCGCCCACGTACCACCTCGCCGACCGCCACCACCATCTCCATCTGGTCTGCCGGGACTGCGAGAACGTGATCGAGGCGGACGTGGAGGTCGCCTCGGACTTCACCGCGCGGCTGCGCGAGCAGTTCGGGTTCGACACCGACATGAAGCACTTCGCGATCTTCGGCCGGTGCGCGGACTGCACGCGGAAGAGTTCCACCTCCCCGTCGTAG
- a CDS encoding FABP family protein, with the protein MIEIPSDLHKDLVPLAFLLGNWAGAGVHDFPGSEKCNFGQEVSFTHDGRDFLEYRSRTWVLDNEGNKVRPLESEAGFWRIDAERKITVTMTRDDGVVEIWYGELADKKPQIDLVTDAVARTPQSPAYTGGKRLYGYVKGDLMWVGEKQTPEVELRPYMSAQLKKAVTPEDVERWAKDLPEDMPDDGIAFFK; encoded by the coding sequence ATGATCGAGATCCCGTCTGACCTGCACAAGGACCTCGTCCCCCTCGCCTTTCTGCTGGGCAACTGGGCGGGCGCTGGGGTCCACGACTTCCCCGGCTCCGAGAAGTGCAACTTCGGCCAGGAGGTGAGCTTCACCCACGACGGCCGGGACTTCCTGGAGTACCGGTCGCGTACCTGGGTCCTCGACAACGAGGGCAACAAGGTCCGCCCGCTGGAGTCCGAGGCCGGCTTCTGGCGGATCGACGCCGAGCGCAAGATCACGGTCACGATGACCCGTGACGACGGCGTGGTGGAGATCTGGTACGGCGAACTGGCGGACAAGAAGCCCCAGATCGACCTGGTCACCGACGCCGTCGCCCGCACCCCTCAGTCCCCGGCGTACACCGGCGGCAAGCGGCTCTACGGCTACGTCAAGGGCGACCTCATGTGGGTCGGCGAGAAGCAGACCCCCGAGGTCGAGCTGCGCCCCTACATGTCGGCCCAGCTCAAGAAGGCCGTCACCCCCGAGGACGTCGAGCGCTGGGCGAAGGACCTCCCCGAGGACATGCCGGACGACGGCATCGCGTTCTTCAAGTAG
- a CDS encoding DsrE family protein: MANKLVIKVTSGADAPERCSQAFTVAAVAVASGVDVSVWLTGESAWFALPGRAAEFELPHAAPLQDLLESVLTAGRVTLCTQCAVRRDIGEGDVLEGVRIAGAQVFVQEVMADGTQALVY; this comes from the coding sequence ATGGCGAACAAGCTCGTGATCAAGGTGACCTCAGGGGCCGATGCTCCTGAGCGGTGTTCTCAGGCGTTCACCGTGGCGGCGGTGGCCGTGGCGAGTGGGGTGGACGTGTCGGTGTGGCTGACCGGGGAGTCGGCGTGGTTCGCGCTGCCGGGGCGGGCGGCGGAGTTCGAGCTGCCGCACGCGGCGCCGTTGCAGGACCTGCTGGAGTCGGTGCTCACGGCGGGACGCGTCACGCTGTGCACGCAGTGCGCGGTACGGCGGGACATCGGCGAGGGGGACGTCCTGGAGGGCGTACGGATCGCCGGAGCGCAGGTCTTCGTGCAGGAGGTCATGGCCGACGGCACCCAGGCCCTCGTCTACTGA
- a CDS encoding DUF3099 domain-containing protein: protein MYARRRRWYFVMMGVCVVLFVLAWAVVRIWSVPAAVGMCLFAMVIPPVAAMVANRRGPEDRWWDSPSGDPESDDWWDELDGKKRPRP, encoded by the coding sequence ATGTACGCACGGCGGCGTCGCTGGTACTTCGTGATGATGGGGGTCTGCGTCGTCCTCTTCGTCCTCGCCTGGGCGGTGGTCCGGATCTGGTCCGTCCCGGCGGCGGTCGGGATGTGCCTGTTCGCCATGGTGATCCCGCCGGTCGCCGCGATGGTCGCGAACCGGCGCGGCCCGGAGGACCGCTGGTGGGACTCCCCCTCCGGCGACCCCGAGTCCGACGACTGGTGGGACGAGCTGGACGGCAAGAAGCGCCCGCGCCCCTGA
- a CDS encoding DUF1416 domain-containing protein has product MCGAKAGGPDASTIKPGETTIQGQVTRDGEPVTGYVRLLDSTGEFTAEVPTSATGQFRFYAAEGTWTVRALVPGGTADRTVVAQPGGLAEVAIAV; this is encoded by the coding sequence ATGTGTGGAGCGAAGGCCGGCGGCCCGGACGCCTCGACGATCAAGCCCGGTGAGACCACCATCCAGGGGCAGGTGACGCGGGACGGCGAGCCGGTGACGGGCTACGTCCGCCTGCTGGACTCGACGGGCGAGTTCACCGCGGAGGTCCCCACCTCCGCCACGGGGCAGTTCCGCTTCTACGCGGCCGAGGGCACGTGGACGGTACGCGCCCTGGTGCCCGGCGGCACCGCCGACCGCACGGTCGTCGCCCAGCCGGGCGGTCTGGCCGAGGTCGCCATCGCCGTCTGA
- a CDS encoding sulfurtransferase — protein sequence MSRSDVLVDADWVQEHLDDPTIALVEVDEDTSAYEKNHIRGAIRVDWTKDLQDPVRRDFIDQEGFEKLLSEKGIGNDTLVVLYGGNNNWFASYAYWYFKLYGHDNVKLLDGGRKKWELDARELVPGDEVPERDRTEYKAKPQNTAIRAFRDDVVAAIGSQNLVDVRSPDEFSGKLLAPAHLPQEQSQRPGHVPSARNIPWSKNANDDGTFKSDEELKELYAAEDVDLAKDTIAYCRIGERSALTWFVLHELLGVTNVKNYDGSWTEYGSLVGVPIELGAAK from the coding sequence ATGAGCCGCAGCGACGTCCTGGTCGACGCCGACTGGGTGCAGGAGCACCTCGACGACCCGACCATCGCTCTCGTGGAGGTGGACGAGGACACGTCCGCCTACGAGAAGAACCACATCCGGGGCGCGATCCGCGTCGACTGGACCAAGGACCTCCAGGACCCGGTCCGCCGCGACTTCATCGACCAGGAGGGCTTCGAGAAGCTCCTGTCGGAGAAGGGCATCGGCAACGACACCCTGGTCGTCCTCTACGGCGGCAACAACAACTGGTTCGCGTCCTACGCGTACTGGTACTTCAAGCTCTACGGCCACGACAACGTCAAGCTCCTCGACGGCGGCCGCAAGAAGTGGGAGCTGGACGCCCGCGAGCTGGTCCCCGGTGACGAGGTGCCCGAGCGCGACAGGACCGAGTACAAGGCCAAGCCGCAGAACACCGCGATCCGCGCCTTCCGCGACGACGTGGTGGCCGCGATCGGCAGCCAGAACCTGGTCGACGTGCGCTCGCCCGACGAGTTCTCCGGCAAGCTGCTCGCCCCGGCCCACCTCCCGCAGGAGCAGTCGCAGCGCCCCGGCCACGTGCCGAGCGCCCGCAACATCCCGTGGTCGAAGAACGCCAACGACGACGGCACCTTCAAGTCCGACGAGGAGCTGAAGGAGCTGTACGCGGCGGAGGACGTCGACCTCGCCAAGGACACCATCGCCTACTGCCGCATCGGCGAGCGCTCGGCGCTCACCTGGTTCGTGCTGCACGAGCTGTTGGGCGTCACGAACGTCAAGAACTACGACGGTTCCTGGACCGAGTACGGCTCGCTGGTCGGCGTGCCGATCGAGCTGGGCGCGGCGAAGTAA
- a CDS encoding Ms5788A family Cys-rich leader peptide, which translates to MKRQADLTKRRAVDLCRVAAMLCRPF; encoded by the coding sequence ATGAAGCGACAGGCGGATCTCACGAAGCGGCGGGCAGTGGACCTGTGCCGCGTTGCCGCCATGCTCTGTCGCCCCTTCTGA
- a CDS encoding DUF2993 domain-containing protein, translating to MRALRILLILVVVLGGLFVIADRVAVHFAEGEVADRVRARENLASTPDVDIKGFPFLTQVAGGSLDDVELGIKSYPVPTGTEGRTIRIDDLKADLKDVKFSGDYSSAIAKNGTGSATIAYDQLMQAAKTEPTELAPGITAQITGLGDGGDGKIKVSVKLGIPALGIQRTIPVLSSLDVKGGKVSVHADALPVIAGANLADGTFRQITDFQQALDQLPGGIAVSSVRATADGVRIGVTGSDLKLAG from the coding sequence ATGCGGGCCCTGCGAATACTCCTGATCCTCGTCGTGGTCCTGGGCGGGCTCTTCGTGATCGCGGACCGGGTGGCGGTGCACTTCGCCGAGGGCGAGGTCGCGGACCGGGTCCGGGCGCGGGAAAACCTCGCCTCGACACCGGACGTGGACATCAAGGGCTTCCCGTTCCTCACCCAGGTGGCGGGCGGCTCGCTGGACGACGTGGAGCTGGGCATCAAGTCCTACCCGGTGCCCACCGGCACCGAGGGCCGCACGATCCGTATCGACGACCTCAAGGCCGACCTGAAGGACGTGAAGTTCTCCGGCGACTACTCCTCGGCCATCGCCAAGAACGGCACCGGCTCCGCGACCATCGCCTACGACCAGCTCATGCAGGCCGCCAAGACCGAGCCGACCGAGCTGGCGCCCGGCATCACCGCCCAGATCACCGGCCTCGGCGACGGCGGCGACGGCAAGATCAAGGTCTCGGTGAAGCTCGGCATCCCGGCGCTCGGCATCCAGCGGACCATCCCGGTGCTCAGCTCCCTCGACGTCAAGGGCGGCAAGGTCTCGGTGCACGCCGACGCGCTGCCGGTCATCGCGGGTGCCAACCTGGCGGACGGCACCTTCCGCCAGATCACCGACTTCCAGCAGGCTCTGGACCAGTTGCCGGGCGGCATCGCGGTGAGCAGCGTGCGGGCCACGGCGGACGGGGTGCGGATCGGAGTGACGGGTTCGGACCTGAAGCTGGCCGGGTAG
- a CDS encoding membrane protein — MSDQQSYEGGPHPGYDPYGQPQTPGNWAPPPGQPQFPNPYADPYGTQAGPAQQWQGQTWDTQNHARVPVAEQQPYQQAPAPVQQEPEPAFGPATLAGNARITDAQRARLEGRSPVIEPGIQPAALTALLGALLAVAAPLGSYALVVPLVLLQAVTAAGWFRLNGMWPARQGIALAFLGGLVADVAVLAAGREQAPVAILGPLGIWVLLALVLQLRSHASPDERMYGLMATVASSALAILATGYLGASPAAVSVGAAAVAVAVLARALPMPTPVSVVFALLAAAGAGFAVGGLTDLGSQGAALGAGAAVCALIGHRVASYDYPSRFVHFTAGVALPLASAAPAVWLLGRVFA; from the coding sequence TTGAGCGACCAGCAGTCGTACGAGGGCGGCCCGCACCCGGGGTACGACCCCTACGGGCAGCCGCAGACCCCGGGCAACTGGGCCCCGCCCCCCGGGCAGCCGCAGTTCCCGAACCCCTACGCCGACCCCTACGGCACCCAGGCGGGCCCGGCCCAGCAGTGGCAGGGGCAGACCTGGGACACCCAGAACCACGCACGGGTGCCGGTGGCCGAGCAGCAGCCGTACCAGCAGGCCCCGGCGCCGGTGCAGCAGGAGCCCGAGCCCGCGTTCGGTCCCGCCACCCTGGCCGGGAACGCCCGGATCACCGACGCCCAGCGGGCCCGCCTCGAGGGCCGTTCGCCGGTCATCGAGCCCGGCATCCAGCCCGCCGCGCTCACCGCGCTGCTCGGCGCCCTGCTCGCGGTGGCCGCGCCGCTCGGCTCGTACGCCCTGGTGGTGCCGCTGGTGCTGCTCCAGGCCGTGACGGCGGCCGGCTGGTTCCGGCTGAACGGCATGTGGCCCGCCCGGCAGGGCATCGCGCTGGCCTTCCTCGGCGGCCTGGTCGCCGACGTGGCCGTGCTGGCGGCGGGCCGCGAGCAGGCGCCGGTGGCGATCCTCGGTCCGCTCGGCATCTGGGTCCTGCTGGCCCTGGTCCTCCAGCTCCGCTCGCACGCCTCGCCGGACGAGCGGATGTACGGCCTGATGGCCACGGTCGCCTCCTCGGCGCTCGCCATCCTCGCCACCGGCTACCTGGGCGCCTCCCCGGCGGCCGTGTCGGTCGGCGCGGCGGCGGTCGCGGTCGCCGTCCTGGCCCGCGCGCTGCCGATGCCCACCCCGGTCTCGGTCGTCTTCGCCCTGCTCGCGGCGGCGGGCGCCGGCTTCGCCGTCGGCGGCCTGACCGACCTCGGCTCCCAGGGCGCGGCCCTCGGCGCCGGCGCGGCGGTCTGCGCCCTCATCGGCCACCGCGTCGCCAGCTACGACTACCCCTCCCGCTTCGTCCACTTCACCGCCGGCGTGGCCCTCCCCCTCGCGTCCGCCGCCCCGGCGGTCTGGCTCCTGGGCCGCGTCTTCGCCTGA
- a CDS encoding MoaD/ThiS family protein: protein MPKVTVRYWAAAKAAAGTADEPYDADTLAEALASVRDRHPGELTRVLNRCAFLVDGAPVGTRAHETVRLAEGGTVEVLPPFAGG from the coding sequence ATGCCCAAGGTCACGGTGCGCTACTGGGCCGCCGCCAAGGCCGCGGCCGGGACCGCCGACGAACCGTACGACGCCGACACCCTCGCCGAGGCTTTGGCCTCCGTGCGGGACCGGCACCCCGGCGAACTCACCCGCGTGCTGAACCGGTGCGCGTTCCTCGTCGACGGCGCTCCCGTCGGGACCCGCGCGCATGAGACGGTACGGCTGGCCGAGGGCGGCACGGTCGAGGTGCTCCCGCCGTTCGCAGGAGGATGA
- a CDS encoding alpha/beta hydrolase — protein MSNRPAGHATRSTIRPNSETGQAAGVRTFLRTADGIAVDSVYDPGPVVYETGPAAPAETVFVVAHGFTGDVDRPHVRRVARALAAYGAVVTFSFRGHGASGGRSTVGDREVLDLAAAVDWARGFGHARVVSVGFSMGGSVVLRHAALHPGTVDAVVSVSSPARWYYRGTAPMRRLHWLVTRPSGRLVGRYGFRTRIHHRDWDPVPLSPVEAAARTAPAPLLVVHGDSDGYFPLDHPRMLADAAGEAGELWLEPGMGHAENAAGDELLARIGRWARARAGRGTD, from the coding sequence ATGAGCAACCGTCCGGCGGGTCATGCGACACGTTCCACCATTCGTCCGAACTCCGAGACAGGTCAAGCCGCCGGTGTCCGGACTTTTCTGCGTACGGCCGACGGAATCGCCGTCGATTCCGTATACGATCCCGGCCCCGTCGTATACGAAACGGGCCCGGCGGCCCCCGCCGAGACCGTCTTCGTGGTCGCGCACGGCTTCACCGGGGACGTGGACCGGCCGCATGTGCGCCGGGTGGCCCGCGCGCTGGCCGCGTACGGGGCGGTGGTGACCTTCTCCTTCCGGGGGCACGGCGCCTCCGGCGGGCGCTCGACCGTGGGCGACCGGGAGGTCCTGGACCTGGCGGCGGCCGTGGACTGGGCGCGCGGCTTCGGGCACGCGCGCGTAGTGAGCGTCGGCTTCTCCATGGGCGGTTCGGTGGTGCTGCGGCACGCGGCCCTGCACCCCGGCACGGTCGACGCGGTGGTCTCGGTCAGCTCGCCCGCCCGCTGGTACTACCGGGGCACCGCGCCGATGCGCCGGCTGCACTGGCTGGTCACCCGCCCCTCCGGCCGGCTGGTGGGCCGGTACGGCTTCCGCACCCGTATCCACCACCGCGACTGGGACCCCGTGCCGCTCTCCCCGGTGGAGGCGGCCGCCCGCACAGCGCCCGCCCCGCTGCTGGTGGTGCACGGCGACAGCGACGGCTACTTCCCGCTCGACCACCCCCGGATGCTCGCGGACGCGGCCGGGGAGGCGGGCGAACTCTGGCTGGAGCCGGGCATGGGCCACGCGGAGAACGCGGCCGGTGACGAGCTGCTGGCCCGGATCGGCCGCTGGGCTCGGGCGCGCGCCGGCCGGGGGACGGACTAG
- a CDS encoding winged helix-turn-helix transcriptional regulator, translated as MSSLLLLTNALQPSTEVLPALGLLLHNVRVAPAEGPALVDTPGADIILVDGRRDLPQVRSLCQLLRSTGPGCPLVLVVTEGGLAAVTADWGIDDVLLDTAGPAEVEARLRLAMGRQQLVTEDSPMEIRNGDLSVDEATYSAKLKGRVLDLTFKEFELLKYLAQHPGRVFTRAQLLQEVWGYDYFGGTRTVDVHVRRLRAKLGPEHESLIGTVRNVGYRFVTPEKPDRAAEEARAEARRAASGRAKAAEGDASAVHEDSGVSADA; from the coding sequence ATGAGTTCGCTGCTGCTCCTGACCAACGCCCTCCAGCCGTCGACGGAGGTGCTCCCCGCGCTCGGCCTGCTGCTGCACAACGTGCGGGTCGCCCCGGCGGAGGGCCCCGCTCTCGTCGACACCCCCGGCGCCGACATCATCCTCGTCGACGGCCGCCGCGACCTTCCCCAGGTGCGCAGCCTGTGCCAGCTGCTGCGCTCCACCGGGCCGGGCTGTCCGCTCGTCCTGGTGGTCACCGAGGGCGGCCTCGCCGCCGTCACCGCCGACTGGGGCATCGACGACGTCCTGCTGGACACCGCCGGGCCGGCCGAGGTCGAGGCCCGGCTGCGGCTCGCGATGGGCCGCCAGCAGCTCGTCACCGAGGACTCCCCCATGGAGATCCGCAACGGCGACCTCTCCGTGGACGAGGCCACCTACTCCGCGAAGCTCAAGGGCCGGGTGCTCGACCTGACCTTCAAGGAGTTCGAGCTGCTGAAGTACCTGGCCCAGCACCCCGGCCGCGTCTTCACCCGCGCCCAGCTCCTCCAGGAGGTCTGGGGCTACGACTACTTCGGCGGCACACGCACCGTGGACGTCCATGTACGGCGGCTGCGGGCCAAGCTCGGCCCGGAGCACGAGTCGCTCATCGGTACCGTCCGCAATGTGGGATACCGCTTCGTCACCCCGGAGAAGCCCGACCGCGCCGCCGAGGAGGCCCGCGCCGAGGCCCGGCGGGCCGCGTCGGGGCGGGCAAAGGCGGCGGAAGGGGACGCCTCGGCCGTCCACGAGGACAGCGGGGTCTCGGCGGACGCTTAA